In one Cloacibacillus porcorum genomic region, the following are encoded:
- the xseB gene encoding exodeoxyribonuclease VII small subunit, whose product MNFVEKMTELEKILKDLEGDSLSLDLALTEYERGIALVRECRAYLADAQQKISMLSQDGEERPLAVPKAEEAKSDE is encoded by the coding sequence ATGAATTTCGTCGAAAAGATGACAGAGCTTGAAAAGATACTGAAGGATCTCGAGGGAGATTCTCTTTCACTAGATCTCGCGCTGACGGAATATGAGCGGGGAATCGCCCTCGTGCGCGAGTGCCGCGCCTATCTCGCAGACGCGCAGCAGAAAATATCCATGCTCTCGCAGGACGGCGAGGAACGTCCGCTGGCCGTCCCCAAGGCGGAAGAGGCGAAGAGCGATGAATGA
- the rpmB gene encoding 50S ribosomal protein L28, producing MSKFCDCCGRGPATGNAVSHSNRHTRRRWLVNIQSVKVDVGGGETRKLHICTKCLRSGKVQRAV from the coding sequence ATGTCAAAATTCTGTGATTGCTGCGGCCGCGGGCCGGCAACGGGAAATGCCGTCAGCCACTCGAACCGCCATACCAGACGTCGCTGGCTCGTCAATATTCAGAGCGTAAAGGTCGACGTAGGCGGCGGAGAGACTCGTAAACTTCATATCTGCACGAAGTGCCTCCGTTCCGGAAAAGTACAAAGGGCCGTTTAA
- a CDS encoding FtsK/SpoIIIE family DNA translocase — MREKAPTRRRAVKEPSKSLKERLAESFANIKSAVKIANLIVMLFTLYIIASLYTTWTGDGGARIAASLLRAVGGSVIIPLLFVLYLTVSYFIAGGIRNFVRQFFGTFFVFLLASLLLGLNQLTGGENLLRFPYISAGAFGRLLSLVIYKTTGVLGTFIIGLLLIYFALLFYNIHIFQYIKLPKIALPSFRRAKKAGKKETLKEELEEYGYESPRKKSGAPNIMECEDGDYFAYDDEEEQPAEGEDDEYEYDEERGEFAGDAPDSADNDEDIDYNDPESIKRAALKSDSTAPAVIQDPNFNLEDSSGHRIKQGIFPPPIELFGPVESRDGEMDEERAEPLGEKIVDTLEQFSIESHLAEILVGPTVIQFRIQLAPGIKVSKVAALSNDIALAMAVPSLRIEAPIPGKPYVGIEIPNPKRRGIPLRTVIEDDAFKKSKLSLPLPFGVAVNGDPMVVGLEELPHLLVAGTTGSGKSVFVNSCIVGLCSKRSPEELRMILVDPKRVEMAVYDQLPHLLTPPVTDPKKAVQALAWLIREMENRYTTFAKIRVRNLEGYNEKVLPKDRLPHIVIVVDELADLMMTAAKEVEEYICRLAQMARATGIHLMLATQRPSVNIITGLIKANIPARVAFTLPSNADSRTIIDCAGAEKLLGKGDMLFSSTKHPKPIRIQSPWIDESILAAWLKYMTNTFGEPDFIEIEAQGSGPAGGNGGGTFDDDLLEEAVETVMSTGIASASGLQRRLRVGFSRASRLIDMMEQLGIVGPADGARPREILVDEDGAEELLENAKNGVE, encoded by the coding sequence ATGAGGGAAAAGGCGCCAACAAGAAGAAGGGCCGTCAAGGAACCCTCTAAAAGCCTAAAAGAGAGGCTGGCGGAGTCTTTCGCGAATATAAAATCGGCGGTAAAGATCGCTAACCTGATCGTCATGCTCTTTACCCTCTATATAATCGCCTCGCTCTACACGACGTGGACGGGCGACGGCGGCGCGCGCATCGCGGCCTCGCTGCTGAGGGCGGTGGGCGGCTCCGTCATCATTCCCCTTTTGTTCGTCCTTTACCTCACCGTCTCCTATTTCATCGCGGGCGGTATAAGGAACTTCGTCCGGCAGTTCTTCGGAACGTTCTTCGTCTTCCTGCTCGCCTCGCTGCTGCTTGGCCTCAACCAGCTCACGGGAGGGGAGAATCTTCTGCGTTTCCCCTATATCTCGGCGGGCGCCTTCGGTCGTCTCCTGAGCCTGGTTATATATAAGACGACCGGCGTGCTGGGGACCTTCATTATCGGCCTTTTGCTGATTTATTTTGCCCTGCTTTTCTATAATATTCATATTTTCCAGTATATCAAACTGCCCAAAATAGCGTTGCCCTCTTTCCGGCGCGCAAAAAAAGCCGGCAAAAAGGAGACGCTGAAGGAGGAGCTTGAGGAATACGGCTACGAGAGTCCGCGCAAAAAGAGCGGCGCTCCGAACATTATGGAATGTGAAGACGGCGACTATTTTGCCTATGATGATGAAGAGGAACAGCCCGCTGAGGGTGAAGATGACGAATATGAATACGATGAGGAGCGCGGCGAGTTTGCCGGTGACGCTCCCGACTCCGCGGATAACGACGAAGATATAGATTACAACGACCCGGAGAGTATCAAAAGGGCGGCGCTGAAATCTGATTCCACCGCTCCCGCTGTGATCCAGGACCCCAACTTTAATCTGGAGGATTCCTCCGGCCACCGCATCAAGCAGGGGATATTTCCGCCCCCGATAGAATTATTCGGCCCCGTGGAATCACGCGACGGGGAGATGGACGAGGAGCGCGCCGAGCCGCTCGGCGAAAAGATCGTCGACACGCTGGAGCAGTTCAGCATTGAATCGCACCTCGCGGAGATCCTCGTCGGGCCTACGGTTATCCAGTTCCGCATCCAGCTCGCGCCCGGCATCAAGGTGAGCAAGGTCGCCGCGCTCTCCAACGACATCGCGCTCGCGATGGCCGTCCCAAGCCTCCGTATCGAGGCCCCGATCCCCGGCAAACCCTATGTCGGCATCGAGATACCGAACCCCAAACGCCGCGGCATCCCGCTGCGCACGGTGATCGAGGACGACGCCTTTAAAAAGTCGAAGCTCTCGCTGCCGCTGCCCTTCGGCGTCGCGGTCAACGGCGACCCGATGGTCGTCGGCCTTGAGGAGCTGCCGCACCTGCTGGTGGCGGGAACGACGGGCTCCGGCAAGAGCGTCTTCGTAAACTCCTGCATCGTCGGGCTCTGTTCAAAGCGTTCCCCGGAGGAGCTGCGCATGATACTGGTAGACCCGAAGCGCGTCGAGATGGCGGTCTACGACCAGCTGCCGCATCTGCTGACGCCGCCGGTTACGGACCCCAAAAAGGCGGTGCAGGCGCTGGCCTGGCTGATACGCGAGATGGAGAACCGCTACACGACCTTCGCGAAGATCCGCGTGCGCAACTTGGAGGGCTACAACGAAAAGGTGCTGCCGAAGGACAGGCTGCCGCATATCGTCATCGTCGTCGACGAACTGGCCGACCTGATGATGACGGCGGCGAAAGAGGTGGAGGAATATATCTGCCGCCTCGCGCAGATGGCGCGCGCCACCGGCATCCACCTGATGCTCGCCACACAGCGCCCCTCGGTAAATATCATCACCGGGCTCATCAAGGCCAACATCCCGGCGCGCGTCGCCTTCACGCTGCCAAGCAACGCCGACTCCCGCACGATCATCGACTGCGCGGGGGCGGAGAAGCTGCTGGGCAAGGGAGACATGCTCTTCTCCTCGACGAAGCATCCGAAGCCGATACGTATACAGTCGCCGTGGATAGACGAGAGCATTCTCGCGGCGTGGCTCAAATATATGACTAACACCTTCGGCGAACCGGACTTCATTGAAATAGAGGCCCAGGGCAGCGGCCCCGCGGGCGGAAACGGCGGCGGCACCTTTGACGACGACCTGCTGGAAGAGGCCGTAGAGACAGTGATGTCGACCGGCATCGCCTCGGCCAGCGGCCTGCAGCGCCGTCTGCGCGTCGGCTTTTCACGCGCCTCGAGGCTTATAGACATGATGGAGCAGCTTGGCATCGTCGGACCGGCGGACGGAGCCAGGCCGCGCGAAATCCTCGTCGATGAGGACGGGGCGGAGGAGCTTCTGGAGAATGCTAAAAATGGCGTGGAATAG
- a CDS encoding TldD/PmbA family protein, whose product MTDKLNFLHENIAETLKRGAQYADIFIQSGEGHSVHFEDGKIDGISSSTSDGAGSRVIVGGRTFYAHAPGNDEASVAASFAECAASAGMEGLRESASQLLLMERGEPIAPPAVDFFREIDETIKKESKHIRQSSYRYSVSHRHVLIIRPDGTAAFDRRYYSSFAAQVIAERDGVLQTGSERRCMSLGEADFWCGATPLEVARTALRRALLMLEARPCPAGTMNVLMDGEAGGTIIHEACGHGLEADIVEKDYSVYRGRIGEKVAHESVTMIDDAAMPGLYGAYRFDDEGTPAQRTVLIENGVLKGYLTDVLSSQLYGLPLTGNGRRESYRNIPVPRMSNTYLLPGGDNLETMLARTENGLYVKKMGGGEVDPTSGDFVFYVTEGYLVEKGKVSAPVRGAILTGNGPEALSKISALGKNLIMDPGICGKSGQGVPVTDGQPSMLIEGLTVGGSEA is encoded by the coding sequence ATGACGGACAAATTGAATTTCTTGCACGAAAATATAGCGGAGACGCTTAAGAGGGGAGCCCAGTACGCCGATATCTTCATTCAGAGCGGCGAGGGGCACTCCGTACATTTTGAGGACGGGAAGATAGACGGTATCTCGTCGTCGACCTCCGACGGCGCGGGAAGCCGCGTGATCGTCGGGGGCAGGACCTTCTACGCGCACGCCCCGGGGAACGACGAGGCCTCTGTGGCCGCCTCTTTCGCCGAGTGCGCCGCCTCCGCCGGTATGGAGGGGCTGAGGGAGAGCGCTTCACAGCTTCTGCTTATGGAGCGGGGAGAGCCTATCGCCCCCCCGGCGGTGGATTTTTTCCGCGAGATAGACGAAACGATCAAAAAGGAATCCAAGCATATAAGGCAGAGCTCTTACCGTTATTCCGTCTCGCACCGTCATGTGCTGATAATCAGGCCGGACGGGACGGCGGCCTTTGACCGCCGCTATTATTCGTCCTTCGCGGCGCAGGTGATCGCCGAACGGGACGGGGTATTGCAGACCGGCTCCGAACGCCGCTGCATGTCGCTGGGCGAGGCGGACTTCTGGTGCGGCGCGACGCCGCTCGAGGTGGCGCGTACGGCTCTGCGCCGCGCGCTGCTGATGCTTGAGGCGCGCCCCTGTCCCGCCGGTACGATGAACGTCCTCATGGACGGCGAGGCCGGCGGCACGATCATACACGAGGCCTGCGGCCACGGCCTTGAGGCCGATATCGTAGAGAAGGATTATTCCGTCTACCGCGGACGTATCGGCGAGAAGGTGGCGCACGAGAGCGTCACGATGATCGACGACGCGGCGATGCCGGGACTCTACGGCGCGTACCGCTTCGACGACGAGGGGACTCCCGCGCAGCGTACCGTTCTCATCGAAAACGGCGTTCTGAAGGGATATCTCACCGACGTGCTCTCATCCCAGCTCTACGGCCTGCCCCTGACGGGCAACGGCCGCCGCGAATCGTACCGCAACATCCCCGTGCCGCGCATGAGCAATACCTATCTGTTACCGGGCGGCGACAACCTCGAGACGATGCTCGCACGGACAGAAAACGGCCTCTACGTTAAAAAGATGGGCGGCGGCGAGGTGGACCCGACGTCGGGGGATTTTGTATTTTATGTCACCGAGGGATATCTCGTCGAAAAGGGAAAGGTGTCGGCGCCGGTACGCGGCGCAATCCTGACGGGAAACGGCCCGGAGGCGCTGTCAAAGATATCGGCGCTCGGCAAAAATCTCATCATGGACCCCGGAATCTGCGGAAAATCCGGACAGGGCGTGCCTGTAACGGACGGCCAGCCCTCTATGCTCATTGAAGGGCTCACGGTGGGAGGCAGCGAAGCATGA
- a CDS encoding DUF4911 domain-containing protein has protein sequence MKPEIAAVRFIVPQKDIYYISWIIDAAEGIGFLQTDDAKAGKVTVFSPKEQLPYLMEMMESLRGEGIEVKIDDDTNNTGEATA, from the coding sequence GTGAAACCGGAGATAGCCGCGGTGCGCTTCATAGTACCGCAAAAGGATATATACTATATCAGTTGGATAATAGACGCCGCGGAGGGCATCGGCTTTCTCCAGACGGACGACGCGAAGGCCGGCAAGGTCACCGTCTTCAGTCCGAAGGAGCAGCTGCCATATCTCATGGAGATGATGGAATCCCTGCGCGGCGAGGGCATAGAGGTAAAGATCGACGATGATACGAACAACACGGGAGAGGCTACTGCATGA
- the mltG gene encoding endolytic transglycosylase MltG: MRKKGEELLLFLFTASVYCFICFYLPYKYPELPKSLSVSVEAVIPGGVSARGAAEIIAKAGAVNDAGELARAMAEIGIDRRLKPGLYSLYKSTPAGVARQLARAKPTANRVTLIPGFRYKRVAALFGSSAEGESYLNAAIEDAENFPPAVREWLPRKKEERLIFLLPETYFLAPGPQAAAEFVRRASALWYERVGASIAPGTTPGEVMKSGILASLVEGEAKAADERPVLAGIFLKRLEKNMRLQSCATVIYAWDERNIKKSRLSYRDLEIDSPYNTYISGGLPPGPICVPSEDSWKSALSPKESDYLFFFAGGDGRHIFSKSYEEHLAKQRKLGL, encoded by the coding sequence ATGAGGAAAAAGGGCGAGGAGCTTCTATTATTTTTGTTTACAGCTTCTGTATACTGTTTTATCTGTTTTTATCTTCCATACAAATACCCGGAGCTGCCTAAGAGTCTGTCCGTTTCGGTCGAGGCGGTCATTCCCGGCGGCGTTTCGGCGCGCGGAGCGGCTGAGATCATCGCGAAGGCCGGCGCGGTGAACGACGCCGGGGAGCTGGCGCGCGCGATGGCGGAGATTGGTATTGACCGCCGCTTGAAGCCCGGGCTTTACAGCCTTTATAAGTCCACTCCCGCCGGCGTCGCGCGGCAGCTGGCGCGGGCGAAACCCACCGCGAACCGCGTGACTCTGATACCCGGCTTCCGCTACAAGCGGGTCGCCGCCCTTTTCGGCAGCAGCGCGGAGGGGGAGTCATATCTCAACGCGGCGATAGAGGATGCGGAAAATTTCCCTCCCGCGGTCAGGGAGTGGCTGCCGCGAAAAAAGGAGGAACGCCTGATCTTCCTGCTTCCTGAGACATATTTCCTCGCTCCGGGACCACAGGCGGCGGCTGAATTTGTCAGAAGAGCCTCCGCGCTCTGGTACGAACGGGTCGGCGCGTCAATAGCGCCTGGCACGACGCCTGGCGAGGTGATGAAGAGCGGTATTCTCGCCTCGCTCGTCGAGGGAGAGGCGAAGGCTGCGGATGAGCGGCCGGTCCTCGCCGGAATCTTCCTCAAACGCCTTGAAAAGAATATGCGGCTCCAGTCATGCGCCACCGTCATCTACGCCTGGGACGAGCGCAATATAAAAAAGAGCCGCCTCTCTTACCGGGACCTTGAGATAGATTCGCCATACAACACCTATATCTCCGGCGGGCTGCCGCCGGGGCCGATCTGCGTTCCCTCGGAGGATTCGTGGAAGAGCGCGCTGTCGCCTAAGGAGAGCGATTACCTCTTCTTTTTCGCTGGCGGGGACGGACGGCATATTTTCAGCAAGAGCTACGAGGAACACCTCGCGAAGCAGAGGAAGCTGGGGCTGTGA
- a CDS encoding pyridoxal-phosphate-dependent aminotransferase family protein: MKKKYLLTPGPVEAPRRVLEAASRPLISHRCGEFSELFKGISRKLGRLFESGQPVVILPSSGTGALECAAVNFLRPGDVFISLSCGVFGDRFREIAARTGARGIYVDAEPGSAPTPEAAAAALRENPGARALLVTHNETSTGVTVPVREIIAALPAEGRPLVLADGVSSVGAIECLPESWGVDVLCTASQKGLITPPGLGLVWLSKRALDELKGRECPSYYFDLKLHLKNMKPDSYANPYTPPVSLYYALDAALDIILAEGAPAWFAKRRRYAEAFAAALEELGYELLVRDRRLRSAGVTAFSAPGDASEVVRKRLSAAGYETAGGQGTLKGKLIRAAHYSDWEMPDMEDILRAFAEAIDNNSDDGYLKTARNIFENR, encoded by the coding sequence TTGAAGAAAAAATATCTGCTCACCCCCGGGCCGGTGGAGGCTCCTCGGAGGGTCCTGGAGGCCGCTTCGCGGCCGCTGATCAGCCACCGGTGCGGCGAGTTTTCGGAGCTTTTTAAGGGTATATCGCGCAAGCTGGGCCGCCTGTTCGAGAGCGGCCAGCCGGTGGTGATACTCCCCTCTTCGGGGACGGGCGCGCTCGAATGCGCCGCCGTGAATTTCCTGCGCCCCGGCGACGTCTTTATCTCGCTCTCCTGCGGCGTCTTCGGCGACCGTTTCCGGGAGATCGCCGCGCGCACGGGGGCCCGCGGGATATATGTGGACGCGGAGCCCGGCAGTGCGCCGACTCCGGAAGCGGCGGCTGCCGCTCTGCGTGAGAATCCCGGTGCGCGTGCGCTGCTGGTCACCCACAACGAGACCTCGACCGGCGTCACAGTGCCGGTGAGGGAGATCATAGCGGCGCTGCCCGCCGAGGGCCGTCCGCTGGTATTGGCCGACGGCGTGAGCTCCGTCGGGGCGATAGAATGTCTGCCCGAGAGCTGGGGCGTGGACGTACTCTGCACCGCCTCGCAGAAGGGGCTGATAACCCCTCCGGGACTCGGCCTGGTATGGCTGTCGAAGCGGGCGCTTGACGAGCTTAAGGGGCGCGAATGTCCCAGTTATTATTTTGATTTGAAGCTTCATCTGAAGAATATGAAGCCGGACTCTTACGCCAACCCTTACACGCCGCCGGTATCGCTCTATTACGCGCTCGACGCGGCGCTTGATATCATCCTTGCCGAGGGCGCCCCCGCGTGGTTCGCGAAGCGCCGCCGGTATGCCGAGGCCTTCGCGGCGGCCCTTGAGGAGCTAGGCTATGAGCTGCTGGTCAGGGACAGGCGTCTGCGCTCCGCCGGCGTCACCGCCTTTTCCGCACCGGGGGACGCGAGCGAGGTGGTGAGAAAACGCCTCTCCGCCGCAGGTTATGAGACGGCGGGAGGGCAGGGGACGCTGAAGGGAAAGCTGATCCGCGCCGCGCACTACAGCGACTGGGAGATGCCGGATATGGAGGATATTCTTCGCGCTTTCGCGGAGGCTATCGACAATAATTCTGACGATGGATATTTAAAAACTGCCCGAAATATTTTTGAAAATAGATAG
- the serA gene encoding phosphoglycerate dehydrogenase, with amino-acid sequence MGNKWKILVTEKVGESGLDIFRNAPDVELDVEMGLTEDELIAKLPGYDGILTRSGTTMDEKKIEAGRNLKVIGRAGVGVDNIDLPAASRHGIIVINAPSGNTLAATELTMANMLAVVRHVPQACSSLHRGKWDRNRFTGCQLSGRKLLIIGLGRIGSEVAKRARAFDMEIIAYDPYIPQKKAESLHVELVSDLEGAVSLADVVTIHTPLTEETSNMIDADMLRAFKHGAYLVNCARGGIVDEAAVAEAVREGRLSGFATDVFSAEPLAKDHPFLAEDIAERIVITPHIGANTLEAQSEVSRIAAQNMLMVLRGEPYAHAVNLPFIEQTLNGDQRMYLSLSRKLGVLAAKLAQVRGAAAHNCHVTLRGALFEDEEKRVANQLRPYTIAVLKGMLEVSIGSSVTYMIAPLLAKDRRISIDESCGESKTYKNTIEVELETEKGAVSLLATITEEGRQRIVRVNDYWVDFVPSGKLLIFQNHDRPGVIGKIGSVLGEAGVNIANFALGRKEGSGLALGALEIDGETDDRLRGELVKSGDMVWVTTVDFTKAG; translated from the coding sequence ATGGGTAATAAATGGAAGATATTGGTTACGGAGAAGGTCGGCGAGTCAGGGCTTGATATTTTCAGGAACGCGCCCGATGTGGAGCTGGACGTGGAAATGGGGCTGACGGAGGACGAGCTGATCGCGAAGCTGCCCGGTTATGACGGGATTTTGACGCGCAGCGGCACGACGATGGACGAGAAGAAGATTGAGGCCGGAAGGAATCTCAAGGTTATCGGCCGCGCGGGAGTCGGCGTGGACAATATCGACCTGCCCGCCGCGAGCCGCCACGGCATCATCGTCATCAACGCGCCGAGCGGCAATACTCTCGCGGCGACGGAGCTGACGATGGCCAATATGCTCGCCGTCGTGCGCCACGTGCCGCAGGCCTGCAGCTCGCTGCACCGCGGCAAATGGGACCGCAACCGTTTTACGGGCTGCCAGCTCAGCGGCAGGAAGCTTTTGATAATCGGCCTCGGGCGCATCGGCAGTGAGGTGGCGAAGCGCGCGCGGGCCTTTGATATGGAGATCATCGCCTATGACCCCTATATACCGCAGAAGAAGGCCGAGTCTCTCCATGTGGAGCTTGTGAGCGACCTTGAGGGGGCCGTCTCTCTCGCGGACGTCGTGACTATCCATACGCCGCTGACGGAGGAGACCTCCAATATGATTGACGCCGATATGCTGCGCGCCTTCAAGCACGGCGCCTATCTTGTCAACTGCGCGCGCGGCGGCATCGTCGACGAGGCTGCGGTGGCCGAGGCGGTGCGCGAGGGGAGGCTCTCCGGTTTCGCGACCGACGTGTTCAGCGCCGAGCCGCTGGCGAAGGACCACCCCTTCCTCGCGGAGGATATCGCCGAGCGGATTGTCATCACGCCGCATATCGGCGCGAATACTCTGGAGGCGCAGTCCGAGGTCTCGCGCATCGCGGCGCAGAATATGCTGATGGTGCTTCGCGGCGAGCCCTATGCCCACGCGGTGAATCTTCCCTTTATAGAGCAGACGCTGAACGGCGACCAGCGGATGTATCTGAGCCTTTCCCGCAAGCTCGGCGTGCTCGCGGCCAAGCTCGCGCAGGTGCGCGGCGCCGCCGCCCACAACTGCCATGTCACGCTGCGCGGCGCGCTCTTTGAGGATGAGGAGAAGCGCGTCGCAAACCAGCTGCGCCCCTACACGATCGCCGTCCTCAAGGGGATGCTCGAGGTGAGCATTGGCTCTTCCGTCACTTACATGATCGCCCCGCTGCTCGCGAAGGACCGCCGCATTTCGATAGACGAGAGCTGCGGCGAGTCAAAGACCTACAAGAATACCATCGAGGTGGAGCTGGAGACGGAGAAGGGAGCGGTTTCCCTGCTGGCGACGATCACGGAAGAGGGACGCCAGCGCATCGTGCGCGTTAATGACTATTGGGTGGATTTCGTGCCGAGCGGCAAGCTGCTCATCTTCCAGAACCACGACCGTCCCGGCGTCATCGGCAAGATCGGCAGCGTCCTCGGCGAGGCGGGGGTCAATATCGCGAACTTCGCCCTTGGCCGCAAGGAGGGCAGCGGCCTCGCGCTCGGCGCTCTGGAGATAGACGGAGAGACTGACGACCGTCTGCGCGGTGAGCTCGTGAAGAGCGGCGATATGGTCTGGGTGACGACGGTTGATTTTACGAAGGCGGGATAG
- a CDS encoding histidine phosphatase family protein, producing the protein MRFFVIRHGETAWNVAGRFQGQQDTELNEKGLAQADLLGERLAGHRFEAVLTSPLSRAKVTAERAASRCEYGEFLTVEALTEINHGDWEGRLADEIAAEWPDELHRWHVSPETVTMPGPGGENLEDILRRAVPAVEAAAKRYEGDVLLASHDAVIKVLLCYWLGAPLASFFRFQVPNCSITVIEVKEGSAPRMLLMGDAAHLGDSFERPEQKGL; encoded by the coding sequence ATGAGATTTTTTGTGATAAGGCACGGAGAGACGGCCTGGAACGTCGCGGGACGTTTTCAGGGCCAGCAGGATACGGAGCTAAACGAAAAGGGACTGGCGCAGGCCGATCTGCTCGGCGAACGTCTGGCCGGACATAGGTTCGAGGCGGTGCTTACAAGCCCTCTCTCGCGCGCGAAGGTGACGGCGGAACGCGCCGCGTCGCGCTGTGAGTACGGCGAGTTTTTAACGGTGGAGGCGCTGACGGAGATCAACCACGGCGACTGGGAGGGGCGTCTCGCCGACGAGATCGCGGCGGAGTGGCCCGATGAGCTTCACCGCTGGCATGTGTCACCGGAGACGGTGACGATGCCCGGCCCCGGCGGAGAGAATCTTGAGGATATCCTGCGCCGCGCCGTCCCCGCGGTGGAGGCGGCGGCGAAAAGGTACGAGGGCGACGTGCTGCTGGCATCGCACGATGCGGTGATCAAGGTGCTGCTGTGCTATTGGCTCGGCGCGCCGCTCGCGAGTTTTTTCCGCTTTCAGGTCCCTAACTGCAGTATAACCGTCATCGAGGTGAAGGAGGGCTCCGCGCCGCGGATGCTTCTGATGGGAGACGCCGCGCATCTGGGGGATAGCTTTGAGCGCCCAGAGCAGAAAGGTCTGTAA
- a CDS encoding ADP-ribosylglycohydrolase family protein, which translates to MLGALIGDIVGSVFERAPHKSKEFDFISERSRFTDDSVLTVATADALLHGYGYMPVFKYWGRSYPNAGYGQKFYRWCLSDSDETGESYGNGSAMRVSPIGWAFDSLDEVLEEAKRSAAPSHNHPEGIKGASAVAAAVFLARGGKSKDEIRDYIAGEFGYDLNRPLETIRPEYTFDSSCQGSVPEAIIAFLESEDFEDALCNAVSLGGDSDTQACIAGAIAEAFYGPVSKRWVTMLNILLPQEALRVIDAFNKRYLDSRYNFFCCGQESAEGRPSENGMPYELLNLSPGSCRWWVKELGMQDEVWAFVTESEIPREASVYFSTDTPVIFDQLCFKSFEDAFIALNRNGFDLYFENYAEGGGPGYYTSAPRGRFRIEPHPLFSSGKHWI; encoded by the coding sequence ATGTTAGGCGCGCTGATTGGCGATATTGTGGGCTCCGTCTTTGAGCGGGCCCCGCACAAGTCCAAAGAATTTGATTTTATCTCGGAGAGAAGCCGTTTCACGGACGATTCCGTGCTCACCGTCGCGACGGCGGACGCGCTTCTCCACGGCTACGGCTATATGCCGGTCTTTAAGTATTGGGGGCGTTCTTATCCGAACGCCGGATATGGGCAGAAGTTTTATCGCTGGTGCCTCTCCGACAGCGACGAAACGGGAGAGAGCTACGGCAACGGCTCCGCGATGCGGGTCTCCCCCATCGGCTGGGCCTTCGACAGCCTTGACGAGGTGCTGGAGGAGGCTAAGAGGAGCGCGGCTCCGAGCCACAACCACCCGGAGGGTATCAAGGGAGCGAGCGCCGTCGCCGCCGCCGTCTTTCTCGCGCGCGGCGGGAAGAGCAAAGATGAGATAAGGGATTATATCGCCGGGGAGTTCGGTTATGACCTGAACCGCCCGCTTGAGACGATCCGTCCCGAATATACATTTGATTCGTCCTGTCAGGGCAGCGTGCCGGAGGCGATCATCGCCTTTCTGGAGTCGGAGGACTTCGAGGATGCGCTCTGCAACGCCGTCTCGCTCGGGGGCGACTCCGATACGCAGGCCTGTATCGCGGGAGCGATCGCCGAGGCCTTTTACGGCCCCGTCTCAAAGCGCTGGGTGACGATGCTCAACATCCTTTTGCCGCAGGAGGCGCTGCGGGTCATCGACGCGTTTAATAAGAGGTATCTTGATTCCCGCTATAATTTCTTCTGCTGCGGGCAGGAGAGCGCGGAGGGCCGTCCCTCGGAGAACGGCATGCCTTATGAACTGCTGAATCTGAGCCCCGGAAGCTGCCGCTGGTGGGTGAAGGAGCTTGGAATGCAGGACGAGGTCTGGGCCTTTGTGACGGAGTCCGAGATCCCACGCGAGGCGAGCGTCTATTTCTCGACCGACACGCCCGTGATATTCGATCAGCTCTGCTTTAAATCATTTGAGGATGCCTTCATCGCGCTCAACAGGAATGGCTTCGACCTCTATTTTGAGAACTACGCGGAGGGCGGCGGACCGGGTTACTACACCTCCGCGCCGCGCGGACGCTTCCGTATCGAGCCGCACCCGCTGTTTTCCTCTGGTAAGCACTGGATATAA